In Thunnus albacares chromosome 10, fThuAlb1.1, whole genome shotgun sequence, a single window of DNA contains:
- the eif4ea gene encoding LOW QUALITY PROTEIN: eukaryotic translation initiation factor 4E-1A (The sequence of the model RefSeq protein was modified relative to this genomic sequence to represent the inferred CDS: substituted 1 base at 1 genomic stop codon) — protein sequence MILRMRVGVXQMAQSAILTHAKETECDFQKMATALVASTVVPANPEKEKCETAIQKVVSPEAYIKHPLQNKWALWFFKNDKSKTWQANLRLISKFDTVEDFWALYNHIQLSSNLMSGCDYSLFKDGIEPMWEDERNRRGGRWLITLSKQQRKADLDRFWLETLLCLVGEAFDDYSDDVCGAVINVRAKGDKIAIWTTDYENKDAITHIGRVYKERLGVPPKVIIGYQSHADTATKSGSTTKNKFVA from the exons ATGATCTTGCGCATGCGTGTTGGTGTGTAGCAGATGGCCCAATCAGCTATTTTAACACACGCCAAAGAAACTGAGTGTGATTTCCAGAAGATGGCGACCGCTCTGGTG gCGTCAACTGTAGTTCCTGCAAACcctgaaaaggaaaaatgcgAAACAGCCATTCAAAAGGTTGTGAGTCCTGAAGCATACATCAAGCATCCATTACAAAACAA ATGGGCTCTTTGGTTTTTCAAGAATGACAAAAGTAAAACATGGCAAGCCAATCTTCGTCTCATCTCTAAATTTGACACAGTGGAAGACTTCTGGGC ATTATACAATCACATTCAGTTATCAAGTAACTTGATGTCTGGCTGTGACTACTCGCTGTTTAAG GACGGCATTGAACCCATGTGGGAGGATGAACGAAACCGAAGAGGCGGCCGCTGGCTGATAACTCTGTCCAAGCAGCAGCGCAAAGCAGACCTGGATCGGTTCTGGTTGGAGACG CTCTTGTGTCTTGTGGGTGAAGCTTTCGATGACTACAGTGACGACGTGTGTGGCGCCGTCATTAATGTCCGAGCCAAAGGAGATAAGATAGCAATATGGACCACAGACTATGAAAACAAAGATGCCATCACACACATAGG ACGTGTGTATAAAGAGAGATTAGGTGTTCCGCCAAAGGTGATCATCGGATACCAATCACACGCAGACACGGCCACAAAGAGCGGCTCCACAACCAAGAACAAGTTTGTAGCCTGA